The following coding sequences are from one Acidobacteriota bacterium window:
- the selB gene encoding selenocysteine-specific translation elongation factor produces MKHLVVGTAGHIDHGKSTLVEALTGIDPDRLQEEKARGITIDLGFAPYRHGDTQLAFVDVPGHERFVRNMLAGASGMDCVLLVIAADESVMPQTREHFDICRLLGVGGGLVALTKADLVDEETLELVRLETRELIAGSFLDGAALVPVSARTGAGLDDVRRELAALSDGASGRADSGIPRLPVDRTFSVKGFGTVVTGTQASGVIEGEGELTLMPAGRRVKVRGLQVHGEPRPASRAGQRVAVNLAAVGVDELQRGDTLTTEGGLCASRRFDGRLTLLDGARPLKYGARVRFHQGTSEIMARLAIGAARAAAGKGGGAEEGMSHINN; encoded by the coding sequence GTGAAGCACCTCGTGGTCGGCACGGCCGGCCACATCGACCACGGCAAGAGCACTCTCGTCGAGGCGCTGACGGGGATCGATCCGGACCGGCTGCAGGAAGAGAAGGCCCGAGGGATCACCATCGACCTCGGCTTCGCGCCGTACCGGCACGGCGACACGCAGCTCGCGTTCGTCGACGTGCCGGGGCACGAGCGGTTCGTCCGCAACATGCTGGCGGGCGCGAGCGGCATGGATTGCGTGCTGCTCGTCATCGCGGCCGACGAGTCGGTCATGCCCCAGACCCGCGAACACTTCGACATTTGCCGCCTGCTGGGAGTGGGTGGCGGTCTGGTGGCGCTGACCAAGGCGGATCTCGTGGACGAGGAGACGCTGGAGCTCGTGCGCCTGGAGACCCGGGAGCTGATAGCGGGCTCGTTCCTCGACGGCGCCGCACTGGTACCGGTGTCGGCGCGCACCGGGGCCGGGCTCGACGACGTGCGGCGCGAGCTCGCCGCGCTCTCGGACGGCGCCTCCGGGCGGGCGGACAGCGGCATCCCCCGGCTGCCGGTGGACCGTACGTTCAGCGTCAAGGGGTTCGGGACGGTGGTCACCGGCACCCAGGCGTCCGGCGTCATCGAGGGCGAGGGCGAGCTCACGTTGATGCCCGCCGGCCGGCGGGTGAAGGTGCGCGGCCTGCAGGTGCACGGCGAGCCCAGGCCCGCCTCGCGCGCCGGGCAGCGGGTGGCCGTCAATCTGGCCGCCGTCGGCGTCGATGAGCTGCAGCGTGGCGACACGCTCACCACCGAGGGGGGCCTCTGTGCGTCGCGGCGATTCGACGGGAGGCTGACGCTGCTCGACGGCGCCCGGCCGCTGAAGTACGGGGCGCGGGTACGCTTTCACCAGGGAACCAGCGAGATCATGGCCCGCCTGGCGATAGGGGCGGCGCGCGCCGCTGCCGGCAAGGGCGGCGGGGCAGAGGAGGGTATGTCTCATATAAACAACT
- the rnr gene encoding ribonuclease R — MTAGATMVTADELLDTLRREVDHPATVRELMERLGWRANQRATLRRRLRALVERGDLIRIRGHRYGLPDRMHLVTGRVHVHPRGFGFVAPDHPVDGIASDVYIAGTNLNQAMHGDRVVVRVERRSDPGRAEGRILRIVERAAAQLVGRYEADGAGIGYVVPLDRRLPMDVQVPRDEQAGAQIGDLVVAELTRFPTATRGPLGRVIEVLGTLDTPGVDVRVVLRAHGIPEAHDPDAVAEAQGLGETLRSRDRKGRTDFRRLTTVTIDGETARDFDDAITLEPLAGGNARLGVHIADVSHYVADGSALDRSAAERGTSVYFPDRAVHMFPPELATGLCSLKPRVDRLVQSCVMEIDRAGEVVGYEIHDGIIHSNARMTYTDVDALLRDPASPAGRKYADIAPFLVSLGALAAILTERRRRRGAIDFDVPVARFRRDDAGRVAAIVADERTTAHRIIEEFMLIANETVAEHLVRQEMPALFRVHERPDPAKVEAFEEFATSLGYSLAAPPDAIAPTHFQRLIERLRGKPEERPVARLMLRTMRLARYEPENHGHFGLAAASYTHFTSPIRRYPDLIVHRALRASRRPAQAVERMRRWSEALPEIARRTSELERRAEDAERELVHWQMVRFMADKVGGEFTGYVVGVTAFGLFVELVEQFVEGLVHVSSMADDYYRYVERHHLWQGENTGKVYRLGDRVRVRLVRVDTAHRQLDLALTDVLNAVRPSGPGSAARSRRPARSDRRRRGAGRKQRR, encoded by the coding sequence GTGACGGCCGGCGCCACGATGGTCACCGCGGACGAGCTCCTCGATACGTTGCGCCGGGAGGTGGACCATCCCGCCACGGTGCGCGAGCTGATGGAACGGCTCGGATGGCGCGCCAATCAGCGCGCGACGCTTCGCCGCCGACTCCGGGCTCTCGTCGAGCGGGGCGATCTGATTCGCATTCGCGGTCATCGCTACGGGCTGCCCGACCGGATGCACCTGGTTACCGGCCGCGTGCACGTGCACCCGCGCGGCTTCGGATTCGTGGCCCCGGATCATCCGGTGGATGGGATCGCCAGCGACGTGTACATCGCGGGGACCAATCTGAACCAGGCGATGCATGGCGATCGGGTCGTGGTCCGGGTGGAGCGGCGTAGCGATCCCGGTCGGGCCGAGGGCCGGATCCTGCGAATCGTGGAGCGGGCGGCCGCGCAGCTCGTCGGCCGGTACGAGGCGGACGGCGCCGGCATCGGCTACGTCGTACCGCTCGACCGGCGCCTGCCGATGGACGTGCAGGTGCCGCGCGACGAGCAGGCCGGCGCGCAGATCGGCGATCTGGTCGTAGCGGAGCTGACACGTTTTCCGACCGCGACGCGGGGTCCGCTGGGCCGGGTGATCGAAGTGCTCGGAACATTGGATACGCCCGGAGTGGACGTTCGGGTGGTACTGCGCGCGCACGGAATTCCGGAGGCTCATGACCCCGATGCCGTTGCCGAGGCGCAGGGGCTGGGGGAGACGCTGCGGTCCCGCGACCGCAAGGGACGGACCGACTTCCGCCGTCTCACCACGGTCACGATCGACGGCGAAACGGCCCGCGACTTCGACGACGCCATCACCCTCGAGCCGCTCGCCGGCGGCAACGCGCGTCTTGGGGTGCACATCGCGGACGTGTCGCACTACGTGGCCGACGGCAGCGCCCTCGACCGAAGCGCCGCCGAGCGGGGCACGTCCGTCTACTTTCCGGATCGCGCGGTGCACATGTTTCCTCCCGAGCTGGCCACGGGGCTGTGCAGCCTGAAGCCGCGGGTCGATCGTCTGGTGCAGTCGTGCGTCATGGAGATCGACCGCGCCGGCGAGGTGGTGGGGTACGAAATCCACGACGGCATCATTCACAGCAACGCCCGCATGACCTACACCGACGTCGACGCGCTCCTGCGCGATCCCGCGTCACCGGCGGGGCGGAAGTACGCGGACATCGCGCCCTTCCTCGTCTCGCTGGGGGCGCTGGCCGCGATTCTCACGGAGCGCCGGCGGCGGCGCGGAGCCATCGACTTCGACGTGCCGGTCGCCCGTTTTCGACGCGACGACGCCGGCCGTGTCGCGGCGATCGTCGCCGATGAGCGCACCACGGCCCACCGGATCATCGAGGAGTTCATGCTCATCGCGAACGAGACGGTGGCGGAACACCTCGTCCGGCAGGAGATGCCGGCACTGTTTCGCGTGCACGAGCGCCCCGACCCGGCCAAGGTGGAGGCGTTCGAGGAGTTCGCAACCTCTCTCGGCTACAGTCTCGCGGCGCCGCCCGATGCAATCGCGCCGACGCACTTCCAGAGGCTCATCGAACGGCTGCGCGGGAAACCGGAAGAACGACCCGTCGCCCGCCTCATGCTGCGAACGATGCGCCTCGCGCGGTACGAGCCGGAAAACCACGGCCACTTCGGGCTGGCGGCGGCATCCTACACGCACTTCACGTCGCCGATTCGACGGTATCCGGACCTGATCGTGCATCGGGCGCTGCGGGCGAGCCGCCGGCCCGCGCAAGCGGTGGAACGGATGCGCCGGTGGTCGGAGGCTCTGCCGGAAATCGCACGGCGGACGTCCGAGCTGGAGCGCCGGGCCGAGGACGCGGAGCGCGAGCTCGTCCACTGGCAGATGGTCCGGTTCATGGCCGACAAGGTGGGCGGCGAGTTCACCGGCTACGTGGTCGGCGTCACGGCGTTCGGCCTCTTCGTCGAGCTTGTGGAGCAGTTCGTCGAAGGGCTGGTTCACGTGTCGAGCATGGCCGACGACTATTACCGCTACGTCGAGCGCCACCACCTCTGGCAGGGCGAGAACACCGGCAAGGTCTACCGGCTCGGAGACCGCGTGCGGGTGCGGCTCGTGCGCGTGGATACCGCGCACCGCCAGCTCGACCTGGCCCTGACCGACGTGCTGAACGCGGTGCGGCCGTCGGGCCCGGGGAGCGCTGCGCGCTCGCGCCGACCCGCGCGGAGCGATCGGCGGCGGCGCGGCGCCGGGCGGAAACAGCGTCGATGA
- a CDS encoding DUF4147 domain-containing protein encodes MLVARALSAGAVDEAIGDRIPLVVAAGKAASEMASAFVSVVPRAGERGLVASPQAGGAAGNLEWFDVGHPVPTAGSVGAGRRALALAGGLGPDEVLVLLLSGGASAGLAVPIAGLTLEDKSAVTDVLLRAGVAIDGLNCVRKHLSAIKGGRLAVAAGGRVVTLAISDVVDPQPDDPAVIGSGPTTPDSTTFAEALSICRAAGGAGTLPRGALEALERGVRGELEESPKPGDARFAGARYHLIGSRRDAVEGAVRRARELGFSVTVIDEPVTGEARRAAEGYVRSIARLAHEQPRPLCIVSAGETTVQVKGPGRGGRNQEFALAAAFHLARRFPDAVVASVGTDGIDGPTDAAGALVDTSTPGRAAERGLHRPEHYLAANDSYTFFEALGDLIYTGPTDTNVGDLQVALIG; translated from the coding sequence ATGCTCGTTGCAAGAGCGCTGAGCGCAGGCGCAGTGGACGAGGCGATCGGCGACCGGATCCCGTTGGTCGTGGCAGCCGGCAAGGCCGCGTCGGAGATGGCGTCGGCGTTCGTCTCCGTGGTGCCGCGGGCGGGCGAGCGGGGGCTCGTCGCGTCTCCGCAAGCCGGCGGTGCGGCCGGCAACCTCGAGTGGTTCGACGTCGGACATCCCGTGCCCACCGCGGGAAGCGTCGGGGCCGGGCGCCGCGCCCTGGCGCTGGCCGGCGGCCTGGGGCCGGACGAGGTCCTGGTGCTGCTGCTGTCGGGCGGGGCCTCGGCCGGGCTCGCCGTGCCGATCGCCGGTCTGACCCTGGAGGACAAGTCGGCGGTGACCGACGTCCTGCTGCGGGCAGGCGTCGCGATAGACGGGCTCAACTGTGTGCGCAAGCACCTGTCCGCGATCAAGGGCGGCCGGCTTGCGGTGGCGGCCGGAGGCCGGGTCGTGACCCTGGCGATCTCCGACGTCGTCGACCCGCAACCGGACGATCCCGCGGTCATCGGCTCGGGACCGACGACACCCGACTCGACGACGTTCGCGGAGGCGCTGTCGATCTGCCGGGCAGCGGGCGGAGCGGGCACGCTGCCGCGGGGTGCGCTGGAGGCGCTCGAACGGGGCGTCCGCGGTGAACTCGAGGAGAGCCCCAAACCGGGGGATGCCCGGTTCGCCGGCGCCCGTTACCACTTGATCGGCAGCCGGCGCGATGCGGTCGAGGGGGCGGTGCGCAGGGCCCGTGAGCTGGGCTTCTCCGTGACGGTCATCGACGAGCCGGTGACCGGGGAGGCGCGCAGAGCGGCCGAGGGCTACGTGAGGAGCATTGCACGCCTCGCGCACGAGCAGCCGCGGCCGCTGTGCATCGTGTCCGCCGGGGAGACCACGGTGCAGGTCAAGGGCCCGGGACGGGGCGGGCGCAACCAGGAGTTCGCCCTCGCCGCCGCCTTCCACCTGGCGCGGCGGTTTCCGGACGCGGTGGTCGCCAGCGTCGGTACGGACGGCATAGACGGTCCGACCGACGCGGCCGGCGCCCTGGTCGATACGTCGACGCCGGGCCGAGCGGCCGAGCGCGGGCTGCACCGGCCCGAGCACTACCTGGCCGCGAACGATTCCTACACCTTTTTCGAGGCGTTAGGCGACCTGATCTACACAGGGCCGACCGACACCAACGTCGGCGACCTGCAGGTCGCATTGATCGGGTGA
- the gatB gene encoding Asp-tRNA(Asn)/Glu-tRNA(Gln) amidotransferase subunit GatB — MLFEPVIGLEVHAQLLTETKIFCGCSTAFGAPPNSQVCPVCLGLPGALPVLNQRAVEHAVRTAAALDCTVHRASVFARKNYFYPDLPKGYQISQYEEPLATDGHVEYLDDGAARRVRIMRVHMEEDAGKSIHDGLPDSGAKTYLDFNRSGVPLVEIVTEPDLRAPSEAARFFQRLRGILLAAGVNDGNMEEGSLRCDANVSVRPRGAEALGVKVEIKNLNSFRFLERALDYEVRRQSALLESGGTVVQETRLWDVARGRTVSMRSKEEAHDYRYFPDPDLPPLVLDPDWVASVREELPELPEARKQRLMADHGLPESHAALLADDPDLSSFFEAAAAAAGNAKAAANWIMGAVAQRMKTLGVGIAATNVTPAALGALIRLVDGGTISNSVARDVFEKMAATGRPPEAIVEAEGLSQIGDVGELEAAVRRALSEHPAAVGKYRAGKKGALGFLVGQVMRATRGQANPRVVNRLLEEALGTGEE; from the coding sequence ATGTTGTTCGAACCGGTCATCGGGCTTGAAGTCCACGCCCAGCTCCTGACCGAGACCAAGATCTTCTGCGGTTGCAGCACCGCGTTCGGCGCCCCGCCGAACAGTCAGGTCTGTCCGGTCTGCCTCGGCCTGCCCGGCGCCCTGCCGGTCCTCAACCAGCGCGCCGTGGAGCACGCGGTGCGGACCGCGGCGGCGCTCGACTGCACCGTCCACCGCGCCTCCGTCTTTGCGCGCAAGAACTACTTCTATCCCGATCTTCCGAAGGGCTATCAGATCTCGCAGTACGAGGAGCCGCTCGCCACGGACGGGCACGTGGAGTACCTGGACGACGGAGCGGCTCGGCGGGTGCGCATCATGCGGGTGCACATGGAGGAGGACGCCGGCAAGTCGATTCATGACGGGTTGCCCGACTCCGGCGCGAAGACCTACCTGGACTTCAACCGCAGCGGCGTGCCCCTCGTCGAGATCGTGACGGAGCCCGATTTGCGGGCGCCGTCCGAGGCGGCCCGCTTCTTTCAGCGGCTGCGCGGGATCCTGCTCGCCGCCGGGGTGAACGACGGGAACATGGAGGAGGGCAGCCTGCGCTGCGACGCCAACGTCTCGGTGCGTCCGCGGGGCGCCGAAGCGCTCGGCGTGAAGGTGGAGATCAAGAACCTCAACTCGTTCCGGTTCCTGGAGCGGGCCCTCGACTACGAGGTCCGCCGCCAGTCGGCGCTGCTCGAGAGCGGCGGGACCGTCGTGCAGGAGACCCGTCTCTGGGACGTCGCCCGCGGCCGCACGGTGTCCATGCGCAGCAAGGAGGAAGCCCACGACTACCGGTATTTTCCGGATCCGGACCTGCCCCCCCTCGTGCTCGATCCCGACTGGGTCGCGAGCGTGCGGGAGGAATTGCCGGAGCTGCCCGAGGCCCGCAAGCAGCGGTTGATGGCCGACCATGGACTCCCGGAAAGCCACGCCGCGCTGCTGGCCGACGACCCGGACCTGTCGTCGTTCTTCGAGGCGGCGGCCGCCGCGGCCGGGAACGCAAAGGCCGCGGCGAACTGGATCATGGGAGCGGTGGCGCAGCGGATGAAGACTCTCGGGGTGGGGATTGCCGCGACGAATGTCACCCCGGCGGCGCTCGGGGCGCTGATTCGCCTGGTCGACGGCGGGACGATCAGCAATTCGGTTGCGCGCGACGTGTTCGAGAAGATGGCCGCCACCGGGCGGCCGCCGGAGGCCATCGTCGAGGCGGAGGGACTGTCGCAGATCGGTGACGTGGGAGAGCTCGAGGCGGCGGTACGGAGGGCCCTTTCCGAGCATCCGGCCGCCGTCGGCAAGTACCGGGCCGGGAAGAAGGGCGCCCTGGGCTTTCTGGTCGGACAGGTCATGCGTGCCACGCGGGGCCAGGCCAACCCGCGGGTGGTCAACCGGCTGCTCGAGGAGGCGCTCGGAACCGGCGAAGAGTGA
- the pckA gene encoding phosphoenolpyruvate carboxykinase (ATP): MPEAPPQVKPSSILDIARPRHLHWNLGTAALYEEAVRQGEGSIAESGPLVCLTTPHTGRSPNDKFLVDEPSTTADVWWGKVNRPIDAVRFDALHDEVVSALDDKVLYVQDCFAGADPAYRLPVRIITERAWHSLFARTMFLEQPAGTPGGGHAPEFTVIDIPSMAADPARHGTNSGTFILLNFARRLVLIGGTSYAGEIKKSIFTVMNYLLPLRDVMPMHCSANIGASGDTALFFGLSGTGKTTLSSDPARRLIGDDEHGWSDRGIFNFEGGCYAKMIRLSEEAEPQIYGTTRRFGTVLENVVLDPATRAMDLDDDTLTENTRGAYPISFIDNWVPSGQGDHPANVVMLTCDAFGVLPPISRLTPAGAMYHFLSGYTAKVAGTEKGVTEPKATFSTCFGAPFMVHHPTVYAKLLGRRIAARGARVWLVNTGWSGGAYGVGSRMKIGHTRAMIGAALSGALDDVPYAPDPIFNVEVPTAVPNVPADSLHPRASWSDGAAYDAQAGRLAGMFAENFKAFEAEADEDVRRAGPSV, from the coding sequence ATGCCGGAGGCACCGCCGCAAGTGAAACCTTCCTCGATCCTCGACATCGCACGGCCACGCCATCTGCACTGGAATCTCGGTACTGCGGCCCTGTACGAGGAGGCGGTGCGCCAGGGAGAGGGCTCGATCGCCGAGTCCGGCCCGCTCGTCTGCCTGACGACCCCGCACACGGGGCGATCGCCGAACGACAAGTTCCTCGTCGATGAACCGTCCACCACCGCGGACGTCTGGTGGGGGAAGGTGAACCGTCCGATCGACGCGGTCCGGTTCGATGCGCTGCACGACGAGGTGGTGAGCGCCCTCGACGACAAGGTCCTGTACGTCCAGGACTGCTTCGCCGGCGCCGATCCGGCGTATCGGCTTCCGGTGCGGATCATCACCGAGCGGGCGTGGCACAGCCTCTTTGCGCGCACGATGTTCCTGGAGCAGCCGGCAGGCACGCCGGGCGGCGGCCACGCCCCGGAGTTCACCGTGATCGACATCCCGTCGATGGCGGCCGACCCGGCACGCCACGGGACCAATTCGGGTACGTTCATCCTGCTCAACTTCGCGCGGCGGCTCGTTCTGATCGGGGGCACCAGCTACGCGGGCGAGATCAAGAAGTCGATCTTCACCGTCATGAACTACCTGCTGCCGTTGCGCGACGTGATGCCGATGCACTGTTCGGCGAACATCGGCGCGTCCGGCGACACCGCGCTGTTCTTCGGCCTGTCGGGGACGGGCAAGACGACGCTCTCGAGCGATCCGGCGCGCCGCCTCATCGGGGACGACGAGCACGGCTGGAGCGACCGCGGCATATTCAACTTCGAGGGCGGCTGCTACGCGAAGATGATCCGGTTGTCGGAAGAGGCCGAGCCGCAGATCTACGGCACCACGCGCCGTTTCGGGACCGTCCTCGAGAACGTCGTGCTCGATCCGGCGACCCGCGCGATGGACCTCGACGACGACACGCTCACCGAGAACACCCGCGGAGCCTATCCGATCTCTTTCATAGACAACTGGGTGCCCTCGGGGCAGGGCGACCACCCGGCCAACGTGGTCATGCTGACCTGCGATGCGTTCGGCGTATTGCCGCCGATCTCACGGCTGACCCCGGCGGGAGCGATGTACCACTTCCTGTCCGGCTATACGGCCAAGGTGGCGGGAACGGAGAAGGGCGTCACGGAGCCCAAGGCGACCTTCAGCACCTGCTTCGGCGCGCCGTTCATGGTGCATCATCCGACGGTCTACGCGAAGCTGCTGGGGCGCCGGATCGCGGCCCGCGGCGCCAGGGTCTGGCTGGTGAACACGGGCTGGAGCGGCGGCGCGTACGGCGTCGGCAGCCGCATGAAGATCGGGCACACCCGCGCCATGATCGGGGCGGCGCTCTCGGGCGCGCTCGACGATGTCCCCTACGCTCCCGATCCGATCTTCAACGTGGAGGTTCCGACAGCGGTTCCGAACGTGCCCGCGGACAGTCTGCACCCGCGCGCGAGTTGGAGCGACGGCGCCGCCTACGACGCGCAGGCAGGACGGCTTGCAGGAATGTTCGCCGAGAACTTCAAGGCGTTCGAGGCGGAGGCCGACGAGGACGTGCGGCGCGCCGGCCCGAGCGTCTGA
- a CDS encoding sigma-70 family RNA polymerase sigma factor produces MAVTHVAPAVREERAAVDSQIAEAVCALLIRGDRLAAGERFAEIVERHQRRATRIAYYYLRDPAEVDEAVQDAFLKAFVNIRSFRERLYFELWFTRILVNGCLDRLKSRARRNRWIVSAGENDAGREWRDDLDRRAALEPSPEATLLQAERRAELMAAVDRLPDRQRAVVVLSQFEGHATRDVAAMLDLTEATVRVHLFRAIRSLRRILGTEHWFQEKQAEEAGHA; encoded by the coding sequence ATGGCCGTCACACACGTCGCACCAGCCGTTCGAGAGGAACGCGCCGCCGTCGATTCGCAGATCGCCGAGGCCGTGTGCGCGCTTCTCATCCGCGGAGACCGCCTCGCCGCGGGCGAACGCTTCGCGGAGATAGTCGAGCGCCATCAGCGCCGGGCGACGCGCATCGCCTACTACTACCTGCGCGATCCGGCAGAGGTCGACGAAGCCGTCCAGGATGCGTTTCTGAAGGCTTTCGTCAACATCCGTTCCTTCCGGGAGCGGCTGTACTTCGAGCTCTGGTTCACCCGGATCCTCGTCAACGGCTGCCTCGACCGATTGAAGTCGCGCGCGCGCCGCAACCGCTGGATCGTATCGGCCGGAGAGAACGACGCCGGCCGCGAGTGGAGAGACGACCTCGATCGGCGTGCGGCGCTCGAGCCATCGCCCGAAGCGACCCTTCTGCAGGCGGAACGCCGGGCGGAACTGATGGCGGCGGTCGATCGTTTGCCCGACCGGCAACGCGCCGTGGTCGTGCTCAGCCAGTTCGAGGGGCACGCCACGCGCGACGTGGCCGCCATGCTCGATCTGACGGAAGCCACCGTCCGCGTGCATCTCTTCCGCGCGATTCGCTCGCTGCGGCGCATTCTCGGTACCGAGCACTGGTTCCAGGAAAAGCAGGCCGAAGAGGCGGGACACGCATGA
- a CDS encoding 4-hydroxy-3-methylbut-2-enyl diphosphate reductase → MAATIFRKGLDLKHAVAGELARDYHSRILDRIRESDFVWRSGRLTLHLAREFGFCYGVDRAVDYAYQTRRKFPDRTVFLTGEIIHNPHVNDRLRNAGIRFLSDPGERIEQVTADDIVILPAFGVTIAALEQLVGCGCTLVDTTCGSVLNVWKNVRRYARDGFTAIIHGKVQHEETQATASQVRVASDGRYVIVLDCEEAGVLCEFIRGRIDAAAFLDRLGPGCSPGFDPARDLVRVGLANQTTMLMSESVEVGDLVRGAMLDRYGEAALPRHYRAFDTICSATQDRQDAVVGLLDEQRFDLAIVIGGYNSSNTRNLARICAERIATYHISDPSCLEPALVRHLPPGGRPGAEIATRDWLPGGAPLTVALTAGASTPDNIVGEVVERLSDLAGGELSTS, encoded by the coding sequence ATGGCTGCGACAATCTTCAGGAAGGGCCTCGACCTCAAGCACGCCGTCGCCGGCGAGTTGGCGCGCGACTACCACAGCCGGATCCTCGATCGGATTCGCGAATCCGATTTCGTCTGGCGGAGCGGACGCCTCACCCTGCACCTCGCCCGCGAGTTCGGCTTCTGCTACGGCGTCGACCGCGCCGTGGACTACGCGTATCAGACCCGCCGGAAATTTCCGGACCGGACGGTATTCCTGACCGGCGAGATTATCCACAACCCGCACGTCAATGATCGGCTGCGCAACGCCGGGATCCGGTTCCTCAGCGATCCCGGCGAGCGAATCGAGCAGGTCACCGCGGACGACATCGTGATCCTGCCGGCGTTCGGGGTCACGATCGCGGCCCTGGAGCAGCTCGTCGGCTGCGGCTGCACCCTCGTCGACACCACCTGCGGGTCGGTCCTCAACGTCTGGAAGAACGTCCGGCGGTACGCGCGCGACGGCTTCACCGCGATAATTCACGGCAAGGTCCAGCATGAGGAGACGCAGGCCACGGCATCCCAGGTCCGGGTCGCCTCTGACGGCCGCTACGTCATCGTCCTCGATTGCGAGGAGGCGGGTGTCCTCTGCGAGTTCATCCGCGGGCGGATCGACGCCGCGGCGTTTCTCGACCGGCTCGGACCCGGCTGCTCCCCCGGTTTCGATCCGGCCCGAGACCTCGTGCGGGTGGGGCTCGCCAACCAGACGACGATGCTGATGTCGGAGTCCGTCGAGGTCGGGGATCTGGTGCGCGGCGCGATGCTCGACCGTTACGGCGAAGCCGCGCTCCCCCGCCACTACCGCGCGTTCGACACGATCTGCAGCGCCACGCAGGATCGGCAGGACGCCGTGGTCGGCCTCCTCGACGAGCAACGCTTCGACCTGGCGATCGTGATTGGCGGCTACAACAGCAGCAACACGCGAAACCTGGCGCGGATCTGCGCGGAACGGATCGCGACGTATCACATCTCGGACCCGTCCTGTCTGGAACCGGCGCTCGTCCGGCACCTTCCGCCCGGAGGGCGGCCGGGAGCCGAGATCGCGACGCGCGACTGGCTGCCGGGCGGTGCGCCGCTGACCGTCGCGCTGACGGCCGGCGCCTCCACGCCGGACAACATCGTCGGCGAGGTCGTCGAGCGGCTGTCCGATCTGGCAGGCGGCGAGCTCTCGACTTCGTAA